The Jaculus jaculus isolate mJacJac1 chromosome 3, mJacJac1.mat.Y.cur, whole genome shotgun sequence genome includes the window TTGTAAAAGCAGAATTCTCCAAACGGGCAGTGACCTCTGCCTCCAGCAAAATACCGGCAGGCCTTGTTGCTCATTCCCTCCTTATATTTCTGAATAagtttctccttctcctcctcttcctctaccCAGAACTCACTAGGAATGACAAAGCCGGATGAGACCCTGCACTGTGGGCAGGACTTACTGATCCTGTTCTCAAATTGTGTGGCACTTCTCCACCTGCGGATGCATGTAAGACAGTAGGTGTGATTACAGCTGAAAAGGATGCCAAAGCGGCGATCGCTGGGGTCAGCTTTCTCATAGACAACCTCCATGCAGATGCCACACACCTTGTCCATGCTGcgctgcacagcaaaggaaagttCCATATCTCTCTCATGTGATTCAATGCAGGCCCTTCTATGGGCTTCCCGCTGGGCTGCATCCACAGGGTGCAAAGCCTGCAACCCACACATGTCGCATACATCTCCATGAAGGTATGCACACCTCTCCCCACGAAAGCAATGTCCCCTAGCAGCATAGCGGCAAAGCGGCATCCCCATACCCAAAGCCATCTGTTCTCTTTCAGTCAATCTCCGTACAGGAGCCTCGGGACCATGCGGAGGGATCATGCGACCTCTGTAGGGCTGTCCAGGAACAAACTCAATCGCCCCCTCCCATCCTGCTGCACCTGCTCCTCCCGCTGCTTCAAGGCCTGCATTGTCTGCCTCTGCTTCAATGAAGCCCCTGCCAACAGCCGAGCCAATCAGAGGCAATGAGCTTGAGGATGTAGTAGGGGGGGCTTCCGCCACGTCCTGTGTTGGGGGCTCCGGCTCACTGGGCGCAGCCATACTGGGTCCTCTATCTGCAGAGGCCTGTCTTGGCAAATCTTGGCCCTCCCTGGCCTTCTTTCGCCCCGAGAGATCGTGGGAGTAGCGACAGTTCTCCCCCTCCTTGCACTGCCCATGTAGATAATACCTGCAGATGATTTGCTTTGTCCAGCTGCCACTGCTGCGCTCCGGCAGATCCCTGGGCCTAGCTCCGCCCCCTGCAGCCTGAGATGGCCACAAACCGGCTGTGCGAAGCGGGACTTGGACAGGAGCCACAGGGAGAGGTGCCAGGCCTGAAATCTGTTGTCTAGAGGCTGTTTCAACAGCTGAAGATGCCCCGGAGGCATCACACCCGGGAAGGCCGGGAGAAGACAcgccctcccccacttcctcagCACCTGCCTTGGCCCCAGCGGCCTCACGGgcgggggagggagctgcagaaTCTTCCATTATGTTCTTGCCCCTAAAACGTTCCAAaaatccttctttatttcttattttttagctTGAA containing:
- the Mkrn3 gene encoding probable E3 ubiquitin-protein ligase makorin-3 isoform X5, with amino-acid sequence MEDSAAPSPAREAAGAKAGAEEVGEGVSSPGLPGCDASGASSAVETASRQQISGLAPLPVAPVQVPLRTAGLWPSQAAGGGARPRDLPERSSGSWTKQIICRYYLHGQCKEGENCRYSHDLSGRKKAREGQDLPRQASADRGPSMAAPSEPEPPTQDVAEAPPTTSSSSLPLIGSAVGRGFIEAEADNAGLEAAGGAGAAGWEGAIEFVPGQPYRGRMIPPHGPEAPVRRLTEREQMALGMGMPLCRYAARGHCFRGERCAYLHGDVCDMCGLQALHPVDAAQREAHRRACIESHERDMELSFAVQRSMDKVCGICMEVVYEKADPSDRRFGILFSCNHTYCLTCIRRWRSATQFENRISKSCPQCRVSSGFVIPSEFWVEEEEEKEKLIQKYKEGMSNKACRYFAGGRGHCPFGEFCFYKHEYPEGWREDNQRPDGGGGGLSNAYWHQLLEPVRVPQRNMLFKCRKKEHAVLRLANLLYKKFLALRNGIPFSADQWVLLQYQLEEYFNLNL
- the Mkrn3 gene encoding probable E3 ubiquitin-protein ligase makorin-3 isoform X1, encoding MEDSAAPSPAREAAGAKAGAEEVGEGVSSPGLPGCDASGASSAVETASRQQISGLAPLPVAPVQVPLRTAGLWPSQAAGGGARPRDLPERSSGSWTKQIICRYYLHGQCKEGENCRYSHDLSGRKKAREGQDLPRQASADRGPSMAAPSEPEPPTQDVAEAPPTTSSSSLPLIGSAVGRGFIEAEADNAGLEAAGGAGAAGWEGAIEFVPGQPYRGRMIPPHGPEAPVRRLTEREQMALGMGMPLCRYAARGHCFRGERCAYLHGDVCDMCGLQALHPVDAAQREAHRRACIESHERDMELSFAVQRSMDKVCGICMEVVYEKADPSDRRFGILFSCNHTYCLTCIRRWRSATQFENRISKSCPQCRVSSGFVIPRITPFIGSKCSSINKLQKILFLH
- the Mkrn3 gene encoding probable E3 ubiquitin-protein ligase makorin-3 isoform X2, with amino-acid sequence MEDSAAPSPAREAAGAKAGAEEVGEGVSSPGLPGCDASGASSAVETASRQQISGLAPLPVAPVQVPLRTAGLWPSQAAGGGARPRDLPERSSGSWTKQIICRYYLHGQCKEGENCRYSHDLSGRKKAREGQDLPRQASADRGPSMAAPSEPEPPTQDVAEAPPTTSSSSLPLIGSAVGRGFIEAEADNAGLEAAGGAGAAGWEGAIEFVPGQPYRGRMIPPHGPEAPVRRLTEREQMALGMGMPLCRYAARGHCFRGERCAYLHGDVCDMCGLQALHPVDAAQREAHRRACIESHERDMELSFAVQRSMDKVCGICMEVVYEKADPSDRRFGILFSCNHTYCLTCIRRWRSATQFENRIRITPFIGSKCSSINKLQKILFLH
- the Mkrn3 gene encoding probable E3 ubiquitin-protein ligase makorin-3 isoform X4, coding for MEDSAAPSPAREAAGAKAGAEEVGEGVSSPGLPGCDASGASSAVETASRQQISGLAPLPVAPVQVPLRTAGLWPSQAAGGGARPRDLPERSSGSWTKQIICRYYLHGQCKEGENCRYSHDLSGRKKAREGQDLPRQASADRGPSMAAPSEPEPPTQDVAEAPPTTSSSSLPLIGSAVGRGFIEAEADNAGLEAAGGAGAAGWEGAIEFVPGQPYRGRMIPPHGPEAPVRRLTEREQMALGMGMPLCRYAARGHCFRGERCAYLHGDVCDMCGLQALHPVDAAQREAHRRACIESHERDMELSFAVQRSMDKVEKCHTI
- the Mkrn3 gene encoding probable E3 ubiquitin-protein ligase makorin-3 isoform X3, with the translated sequence MEDSAAPSPAREAAGAKAGAEEVGEGVSSPGLPGCDASGASSAVETASRQQISGLAPLPVAPVQVPLRTAGLWPSQAAGGGARPRDLPERSSGSWTKQIICRYYLHGQCKEGENCRYSHDLSGRKKAREGQDLPRQASADRGPSMAAPSEPEPPTQDVAEAPPTTSSSSLPLIGSAVGRGFIEAEADNAGLEAAGGAGAAGWEGAIEFVPGQPYRGRMIPPHGPEAPVRRLTEREQMALGMGMPLCRYAARGHCFRGERCAYLHGDVCDMCGLQALHPVDAAQREAHRRACIESHERDMELSFAVQRSMDKELHLLLDLSVHQ